A genomic window from Arthrobacter globiformis includes:
- a CDS encoding GcvT family protein codes for MASTPRIVIIGAGIVGTNLADELVARGWNNITVLDQGPLNMPGGSTSHAPGLVFQTNPSKTMASFAKYTVEKLLSLTEDGVSCFNQVGGLEVATTETRLADLKRKLGYAASWGIEGRILTATECKELYPLLNDENILGGLHVPSDGLASAARAVQLLIKRTEAAGVKYRGSTTVTGIEQSGRRVTGVQTSEGVIPADIVISCAGFWGAKIGAMIGMAVPLLPLAHQYVKITPVPAQKGKNELPNGAQLPILRHQDQDLYYREHGDRYGIGSYAHRPMPVDVNTLGTYAPESVSEHNMPSRLDFTLEDFLPAWEATKQILPALAESEIEDGFNGIFSFTPDGGPLLGESRELDGFYVAEAVWVTHSAGVAKAMAELLTTGRSETDLGECDITRFEDVQLTPEYVSETSQQNFVEIYDVLHPLQPKLSPRNLRVSPFHARHKELGAFFLESGGWERPYWFESNAALLKEMPAEWLPPARDAWSNMFSSPIAAAEAWKTRTAVAMYDMTPLKRLEISGPGALKLLQELTTADLNKKPGAVTYTLLLDHAGGVRSDITVARLDDTTFQLGANGNIDTAYFTRAARHQTQSGSATDWVQVRDTTGGTCCIGLWGPLARDLVGKVSDDDFTNDGLKYFRAKNVVIGGIPVTAMRLSYVGELGWELYTSADNGQRLWDALWQAGQPFGVIAAGRAAFSSLRLEKGYRSWGTDMTTEHDPFEAGLGFAVKMAKESFIGKAALEGRTEETSARRLRCLTIDDGRSIVLGKEPVYYKEQAVGYITSAAYGYTVAKPIAYSYLPGTVSVGDSVEIEYFGRRITATVTEDPLYDPKMTRLRG; via the coding sequence ATGGCATCGACGCCACGTATTGTCATCATCGGAGCCGGCATCGTCGGGACAAACCTCGCCGACGAACTGGTCGCCCGGGGCTGGAACAACATTACGGTCCTGGACCAGGGGCCTTTGAACATGCCCGGCGGGTCCACCTCACACGCTCCGGGCCTGGTCTTCCAGACCAACCCGTCCAAGACCATGGCCTCCTTCGCCAAGTACACGGTCGAAAAGCTGCTGTCCCTGACCGAGGACGGCGTGAGCTGCTTCAACCAGGTGGGCGGCCTGGAAGTCGCCACCACCGAAACGCGTCTCGCCGACCTCAAGCGCAAGCTGGGTTACGCAGCCTCGTGGGGCATCGAAGGACGGATCCTCACCGCCACCGAATGCAAGGAGCTCTACCCGCTCCTGAACGATGAGAACATCCTGGGCGGCCTCCACGTTCCCAGCGACGGCCTGGCCAGCGCCGCCCGCGCCGTGCAGCTGCTGATCAAACGCACCGAGGCCGCCGGAGTCAAATACCGCGGCTCCACTACCGTGACGGGCATCGAACAGTCCGGGCGGCGGGTCACCGGCGTGCAGACCTCCGAGGGCGTCATCCCGGCCGACATCGTCATCTCCTGCGCCGGGTTCTGGGGCGCGAAGATCGGCGCCATGATCGGCATGGCCGTTCCCCTGCTCCCGCTGGCCCACCAGTACGTGAAAATCACCCCGGTTCCGGCGCAGAAGGGCAAGAACGAACTGCCCAACGGAGCCCAGCTGCCGATCCTGCGCCACCAGGACCAGGACCTCTACTACCGCGAACACGGCGACCGCTACGGCATCGGCTCCTACGCCCACCGCCCCATGCCCGTCGACGTCAACACCCTCGGCACCTACGCCCCCGAGAGCGTCAGCGAACACAACATGCCCTCCCGCCTGGACTTCACCCTCGAGGACTTCCTGCCCGCCTGGGAGGCCACCAAGCAGATCCTTCCCGCACTGGCGGAAAGCGAAATCGAGGACGGCTTTAACGGCATCTTCTCCTTCACCCCCGACGGCGGACCGCTCCTTGGCGAGTCCAGGGAACTCGACGGCTTCTACGTCGCCGAGGCCGTCTGGGTCACGCATTCCGCCGGCGTGGCCAAGGCCATGGCCGAACTGCTGACCACAGGCCGGTCCGAGACCGACCTGGGCGAGTGCGACATCACCCGCTTCGAGGACGTCCAGCTCACCCCCGAGTACGTGAGCGAAACCTCGCAGCAGAACTTCGTGGAAATCTACGACGTCCTCCACCCGCTCCAGCCCAAACTTTCCCCCCGGAACCTGCGCGTCAGCCCCTTCCACGCCCGGCACAAGGAACTCGGCGCATTCTTCCTGGAGTCCGGCGGCTGGGAACGGCCCTACTGGTTCGAATCCAACGCCGCCCTCCTCAAGGAGATGCCGGCTGAATGGCTGCCACCGGCCCGGGACGCCTGGTCCAACATGTTCAGCTCCCCCATCGCCGCCGCCGAAGCCTGGAAGACCCGCACGGCTGTGGCCATGTATGACATGACGCCGCTCAAGCGCCTCGAGATCTCCGGCCCGGGAGCCCTCAAGCTCCTGCAGGAGCTGACGACGGCGGACCTGAACAAGAAGCCCGGCGCCGTCACCTACACCCTGCTGCTCGACCACGCCGGCGGCGTGCGCAGCGACATCACCGTGGCCCGCCTGGACGACACCACCTTCCAGCTCGGCGCCAACGGCAACATCGACACCGCCTACTTCACCCGGGCGGCCCGGCACCAGACGCAAAGCGGATCCGCCACCGACTGGGTCCAGGTGCGGGACACCACCGGCGGCACCTGCTGCATCGGACTCTGGGGTCCCCTGGCCCGGGACCTGGTCGGCAAGGTCAGCGACGATGACTTCACCAACGACGGCCTGAAATACTTCCGGGCCAAGAACGTCGTCATCGGCGGGATCCCCGTTACGGCCATGCGGCTTTCCTACGTCGGTGAACTCGGCTGGGAGCTGTACACGTCCGCCGACAACGGACAACGGCTGTGGGATGCGCTCTGGCAGGCAGGACAGCCCTTCGGAGTGATCGCCGCCGGACGCGCCGCGTTCAGCTCCCTGCGCCTGGAAAAGGGCTACCGCTCCTGGGGAACCGACATGACCACGGAGCACGACCCCTTCGAAGCAGGGCTCGGATTCGCCGTGAAGATGGCCAAGGAGAGCTTCATCGGCAAGGCCGCGCTCGAAGGCCGGACCGAAGAAACCTCGGCCCGCCGGCTGCGCTGCCTGACCATCGACGACGGCCGGTCCATCGTCCTCGGCAAGGAACCTGTCTACTACAAGGAGCAGGCCGTCGGCTACATCACCAGTGCCGCCTACGGATACACCGTGGCCAAACCCATCGCCTACTCCTACCTGCCGGGAACCGTCTCGGTCGGCGACTCCGTCGAGATCGAATACTTCGGACGGCGCATCACCGCCACCGTCACAGAAGACCCGCTGTACGACCCGAAAATGACCCGGCTCCGCGGCTAA
- a CDS encoding cyclodeaminase/cyclohydrolase family protein, with the protein MIGSETINDYLGRLAARKPTPGGGAAAALHAAQGAALVAMVARFSTGGKYEQHAETTSRIIAAADQLVGETLGLADADEAAFKAVIASYKLPAESDAEREARAAAIDDALGQAAEPPARLIKLSAAVVDLAAELLDIANPNVISDIAAAADAARAAATTARVNIDINVVAIKDAQVRAALAEQTDGLEEKVVLAADSLSRQVRERILR; encoded by the coding sequence ATGATCGGTTCAGAAACAATTAATGACTACCTCGGCAGGCTTGCCGCCCGGAAGCCCACCCCCGGCGGCGGCGCTGCCGCAGCGCTCCACGCGGCACAGGGTGCGGCCCTGGTGGCGATGGTGGCGCGCTTCAGCACCGGCGGCAAATATGAGCAGCACGCCGAGACGACGTCCAGAATCATTGCCGCCGCCGACCAGCTCGTCGGTGAGACGCTGGGGCTGGCCGACGCCGATGAAGCCGCCTTCAAAGCTGTGATCGCCTCGTACAAGCTGCCCGCCGAAAGCGACGCTGAGCGTGAGGCGCGCGCAGCCGCCATCGACGACGCGCTTGGCCAGGCCGCCGAACCGCCGGCCCGGCTGATCAAGCTGTCGGCCGCCGTCGTGGATCTCGCAGCCGAACTTCTGGATATTGCGAACCCGAATGTCATCAGCGACATTGCCGCCGCAGCCGACGCGGCCCGGGCAGCAGCGACCACGGCCCGGGTCAACATCGACATCAACGTCGTCGCCATCAAGGACGCCCAGGTGCGCGCAGCACTGGCTGAACAAACTGACGGACTCGAAGAAAAAGTCGTGCTGGCAGCTGACTCCCTCTCACGCCAGGTACGGGAAAGGATCCTCCGATGA
- a CDS encoding bifunctional 5,10-methylenetetrahydrofolate dehydrogenase/5,10-methenyltetrahydrofolate cyclohydrolase, with amino-acid sequence MTASLLSGKPLAKLIQQQARTEAKVLADEGTCPTLAVVVATEDSSTHWYVRSIERAAEAAGINCRIIDVGHDATEQVLIAVLKDLSAEPSVNGIILQTPLPPGVRTQELVKYIAPEKDIDGANPLSLGLLAVGERAFAPATARAVVEILDHFEIPVAGRNVVVVGRSTVVGKPLSLLLLQKDATTTVCHSKSGPLGTYTRTADVVVVAAGRTGLLTGADVSEHSVVIDVGTNVLSDGSLTGDVDEASVRPVAAALTPVPGGVGSVTTALLLLHTAEAAREQSRATRAPVLTR; translated from the coding sequence ATGACGGCATCCCTGCTCTCCGGCAAGCCCCTCGCCAAACTGATCCAGCAGCAGGCCCGGACCGAAGCCAAAGTCCTCGCCGACGAGGGCACCTGCCCAACCCTCGCCGTCGTGGTTGCGACCGAGGACAGCTCAACGCACTGGTACGTGCGCTCCATCGAGCGCGCCGCCGAAGCCGCTGGGATCAACTGCAGGATTATCGACGTCGGCCATGACGCGACCGAACAGGTGCTCATCGCCGTGTTGAAGGACCTCAGTGCAGAGCCTTCCGTCAACGGCATCATCCTGCAGACTCCCCTGCCTCCGGGCGTCAGAACCCAGGAGCTGGTGAAGTACATCGCCCCGGAAAAGGACATCGACGGCGCGAACCCGCTGAGCCTCGGGCTTCTCGCCGTCGGGGAACGTGCCTTTGCCCCGGCCACGGCACGCGCCGTGGTGGAAATCCTGGACCACTTCGAGATTCCGGTGGCCGGCCGCAACGTGGTGGTCGTGGGCCGTTCCACGGTCGTCGGCAAGCCGCTCTCCCTGCTGCTGCTGCAGAAGGACGCCACCACAACCGTCTGCCACTCGAAGTCCGGCCCCCTCGGGACATACACCAGGACGGCCGACGTCGTGGTTGTTGCGGCGGGCCGCACCGGGCTGCTCACCGGGGCGGATGTTTCGGAACATTCAGTGGTCATCGATGTGGGAACCAACGTGCTCTCCGATGGTTCGCTCACCGGCGACGTCGACGAAGCCAGCGTCCGTCCGGTCGCTGCCGCGCTGACACCGGTCCCTGGCGGCGTGGGCTCAGTCACCACCGCACTGCTCCTTCTCCACACCGCCGAGGCGGCGCGCGAACAGTCACGCGCAACCCGCGCGCCTGTGCTCACGCGGTAA
- a CDS encoding FdhF/YdeP family oxidoreductase, giving the protein MASKAPRNNIDESKLTVSKPKTKAVGIPAVTNALKISLEQMGPLRSVQTLMAINQVDGFDCMGCAWPEHEKRNAAEFCENGAKAVAEEATRRRVSPEFFARHSVADLKTRDDYWLGQQGRLTHPMVLDEGATHYRPIDWDDALELVAQELRDMDHPDQSVFYTSGRTSNEAAFVYQLLVRGVGTNNLPDCSNMCHESSGSALVETIGIGKGSVSLKDLETASLIFVAGQNPGTNHPRMLSALEKAKKNGAAIVSINPLPEAGLLHFENPQTIAGTLVGTQLTDDFLQIRAGGDQALFQGLGKYLLDAERAGRSTPGLSTVFDHDFIRSHTAGLESYLSQLEQVQWDDIVEATGLTMEQINATGERLLASGSTIVCWAMGLTQHKHSVPTLRDVVNVLLLQGNIGRPGAGVCPVRGHSNVQGDRTMGIFERMPESFHDRLDQEFQFRSPRGHGYDTVAAIRAMRDGKVRLFVGMGGNFVRAAPDSDATEKALANTRLTVQISTKLNHSHLSTGKRALILPTLGRTERDTQRSGDQRVTVEDSMSAVHASRGRLKPASEHLMSEVAIVCNLAHRVFTDADGRALPDAPVADWLALRDDYSLVRKHIEAVIDGFENFEERIQHPGGFVLPHPPRDSREFKTPSGKAHFTSNALEYLRVPPGRLILQTLRSHDQYNTTIYGKDDRYRGIHGGRRVVLVSEADIAELGYADGDMVDLVSEFRGTERRAENFRIVSYSTPKGCAAAYYPETNVLVPLDSVADTSGTPTSKSVVVRLEPARIETAGNQVLAALPH; this is encoded by the coding sequence ATGGCCTCGAAAGCCCCCCGCAACAACATCGACGAGTCAAAGCTGACCGTCAGCAAACCCAAAACCAAGGCCGTGGGCATCCCCGCGGTGACGAACGCGCTGAAAATCTCCCTGGAGCAGATGGGTCCGCTGCGCAGCGTCCAGACCCTGATGGCAATCAACCAGGTAGACGGCTTCGACTGCATGGGCTGCGCCTGGCCGGAACATGAGAAGCGCAATGCCGCGGAATTCTGCGAGAACGGCGCAAAAGCCGTGGCGGAGGAGGCCACCCGCCGCCGCGTCAGCCCGGAGTTTTTCGCCCGGCATTCCGTTGCGGACCTGAAGACCCGTGATGACTACTGGCTGGGGCAACAGGGACGACTGACCCACCCGATGGTCCTGGATGAGGGTGCAACCCACTACAGGCCCATCGACTGGGACGACGCGCTGGAGCTCGTCGCCCAGGAACTCAGGGACATGGACCACCCCGACCAGAGTGTCTTCTACACGTCCGGCAGGACCTCCAACGAGGCGGCGTTCGTGTATCAGCTCCTCGTCCGCGGCGTGGGCACGAACAACCTGCCGGACTGTTCAAACATGTGCCACGAGTCATCCGGGTCGGCGCTGGTGGAGACCATAGGCATTGGCAAGGGTTCGGTCAGCCTCAAGGATCTGGAGACGGCGTCCCTCATCTTCGTGGCGGGCCAGAACCCGGGAACGAACCACCCGCGCATGCTCAGTGCCTTGGAGAAGGCCAAGAAAAACGGCGCCGCCATCGTCTCCATCAACCCGCTCCCCGAAGCCGGACTCCTTCACTTTGAGAACCCGCAGACCATCGCGGGAACGCTGGTGGGCACGCAGCTGACTGACGACTTCCTGCAGATCCGGGCCGGCGGGGACCAGGCACTCTTCCAGGGCCTCGGGAAATACCTGCTGGACGCGGAACGTGCAGGCAGGAGCACACCTGGCCTGTCCACGGTTTTTGACCACGACTTCATCAGGAGCCATACGGCGGGCCTCGAGTCCTACCTTTCGCAACTCGAACAGGTGCAGTGGGACGACATCGTCGAGGCGACCGGCCTGACCATGGAGCAGATCAACGCCACCGGTGAACGGCTTCTGGCCTCGGGATCCACCATCGTCTGCTGGGCCATGGGCCTGACGCAGCACAAGCACTCAGTTCCCACCCTTCGGGACGTCGTCAATGTCCTGCTCCTGCAGGGCAACATCGGCAGGCCCGGAGCGGGAGTCTGCCCGGTTCGCGGACACTCCAATGTCCAGGGCGACCGGACCATGGGCATCTTCGAACGGATGCCCGAGTCCTTCCACGACCGGCTGGACCAGGAATTCCAGTTCCGTTCACCCCGGGGACACGGCTACGACACCGTCGCCGCGATCCGGGCGATGCGTGACGGCAAGGTCAGGCTGTTCGTGGGCATGGGCGGGAACTTCGTGCGGGCGGCTCCGGACTCGGATGCCACCGAGAAGGCCCTGGCGAATACCCGGCTGACCGTCCAGATCTCGACGAAACTGAACCATTCGCACCTGTCGACAGGAAAGCGCGCCCTGATTCTCCCCACGCTGGGCCGCACGGAGCGGGATACCCAGCGGTCCGGTGACCAAAGGGTCACCGTGGAGGATTCCATGAGCGCCGTTCACGCATCCCGCGGCCGGCTCAAGCCCGCCAGCGAGCACCTGATGTCCGAGGTGGCCATCGTCTGCAACCTCGCGCACAGGGTGTTCACGGACGCTGACGGCCGCGCCCTCCCCGACGCACCGGTGGCCGACTGGCTCGCGCTCCGGGACGACTATTCCTTGGTCCGGAAGCACATCGAGGCTGTCATCGATGGCTTCGAGAATTTCGAGGAGAGAATCCAGCACCCCGGCGGCTTCGTTCTGCCCCACCCACCGCGGGACAGCAGGGAATTCAAGACCCCGTCCGGCAAGGCCCACTTCACTTCCAATGCCCTGGAGTACCTTCGGGTCCCGCCCGGCCGGCTGATCCTGCAGACCCTGCGTTCGCACGACCAGTACAACACCACCATTTATGGAAAGGACGACCGGTACCGCGGAATCCACGGAGGCCGGCGCGTGGTGCTGGTCAGCGAGGCGGACATCGCCGAGCTGGGCTATGCCGACGGCGACATGGTGGACTTGGTCTCGGAGTTCCGGGGCACAGAACGCAGGGCGGAGAACTTCCGCATCGTCAGCTACTCGACGCCGAAGGGCTGCGCAGCCGCCTACTACCCGGAAACCAACGTGCTGGTGCCGCTCGACTCCGTCGCTGACACCAGTGGAACCCCGACGTCCAAATCCGTCGTGGTTAGGCTGGAACCGGCACGAATCGAAACAGCGGGAAATCAGGTGCTTGCAGCCCTTCCGCACTGA
- a CDS encoding molybdopterin molybdotransferase MoeA: MVAPALQTVDRPGKDDGRPAHGELTWADARRLAFDCAGPLGPERVPLGEANGRTLAADVVALQEMPHYASSAMDGWTVSGDGPWVLTEAGQPLKSGEASPVVTGGVIPPGTQAVLRVESGRFGTNAAGQVMLMLGEGASPGEPRPGQHIRKSGEEAAAGEVLIPAGTTLNPAHIALAAVAGFDQLTVRGKPLVKMLVTGSEVVAARLPAPGQVRDAFGPQLSTVIQMLGGTPGPLVRIGDSYEEWLTALGASEAPMGQWPDVLVTTGGTGRSGADHFRNAVLALGGRLLIDGIAMRPGHPAALGKLPNGRFVVGLPGNPLAALMALFTVGGPLLAALGHQPMPGISRVPCGTSIDAHRASTRLMPFRWVQDLATPADYTGPGMMRGLATADGVMVVPSRGVQRGEPVPAFALPWRPELRPPLPGE, encoded by the coding sequence GTGGTAGCTCCAGCCTTGCAAACGGTCGACAGGCCGGGCAAGGATGACGGGCGGCCTGCCCACGGGGAGCTCACGTGGGCGGACGCGCGCCGTCTGGCCTTCGACTGCGCCGGGCCCCTTGGGCCAGAGCGTGTGCCCCTTGGGGAGGCGAACGGCAGAACCTTGGCGGCCGACGTCGTCGCGCTTCAGGAGATGCCCCACTACGCCTCATCCGCCATGGACGGCTGGACCGTCAGTGGCGACGGCCCCTGGGTGTTGACGGAGGCGGGACAGCCCCTCAAAAGCGGAGAGGCAAGCCCCGTAGTCACCGGCGGCGTCATTCCTCCGGGCACCCAGGCGGTGCTCCGGGTGGAGAGCGGACGGTTTGGCACCAACGCAGCCGGCCAGGTCATGCTGATGCTGGGCGAGGGAGCATCCCCCGGCGAACCCCGTCCGGGCCAGCACATCCGCAAGTCGGGCGAGGAAGCGGCAGCCGGCGAGGTGCTGATCCCCGCCGGGACAACCTTGAACCCTGCGCATATCGCGCTGGCCGCCGTCGCCGGATTCGACCAACTGACGGTGCGCGGCAAGCCACTGGTCAAGATGCTGGTTACCGGCTCAGAGGTGGTGGCGGCCAGGCTCCCGGCACCGGGCCAGGTCAGGGATGCCTTCGGGCCCCAGCTCAGCACTGTCATCCAGATGCTTGGCGGCACCCCGGGACCATTGGTCCGGATCGGGGACTCCTACGAGGAATGGCTCACGGCGCTGGGCGCCTCCGAGGCGCCGATGGGGCAGTGGCCCGACGTCCTTGTGACCACCGGCGGCACGGGGCGTTCAGGCGCGGACCATTTCCGAAATGCCGTGCTGGCGCTCGGCGGGCGGCTCCTCATCGACGGCATCGCCATGCGGCCCGGCCATCCCGCGGCCTTGGGCAAACTGCCCAACGGCCGGTTCGTCGTCGGACTTCCCGGCAATCCGCTCGCCGCCCTCATGGCGCTTTTCACCGTTGGCGGCCCGCTGCTGGCTGCCCTCGGCCACCAGCCAATGCCCGGCATCAGCCGGGTGCCGTGCGGCACCTCCATCGACGCACACCGTGCGTCCACCCGGCTCATGCCGTTCCGCTGGGTCCAGGACCTGGCGACTCCCGCCGACTACACAGGCCCCGGAATGATGCGCGGACTGGCCACTGCCGACGGCGTCATGGTGGTTCCGTCCCGCGGCGTCCAGCGCGGTGAGCCGGTTCCGGCTTTTGCGCTCCCGTGGCGCCCGGAGCTGCGGCCGCCGCTGCCCGGCGAATAG
- a CDS encoding IclR family transcriptional regulator translates to MAARDEPGTGRDPDAQGGGVQSVDRALQILEILARDGHAGVSDIADEMGVHKSTVSRLLGSLVSREIVRQNNDRGKYQLGFGILRLASSIPGRLSLVHEARPILESLADHYKETVNLAVLRSNYAVNVDQAMGPSTLATSDWVGSLTPLHATSSGKVLLAALPAEERSRVLQEVGLPALTPRTITDRDTLENQLLDVSRNGYAVVHEEFETGLTAVAVPVYNHFGTVIGSVSISGPSFRFDPENTPGLIQGLQEAGLNISGKIGYTHR, encoded by the coding sequence ATGGCTGCAAGAGACGAACCAGGGACCGGCAGGGATCCGGACGCCCAAGGCGGAGGCGTCCAGTCCGTGGACCGCGCCCTCCAGATCCTGGAGATCCTCGCCCGGGACGGACACGCAGGCGTCAGCGATATCGCGGATGAAATGGGGGTCCACAAGTCCACCGTCTCGCGGCTGCTCGGATCGCTGGTGTCCAGGGAGATCGTGCGGCAGAACAACGACCGCGGCAAGTATCAGTTGGGCTTTGGCATCCTGCGGCTGGCCAGCTCCATTCCGGGCCGGCTGAGCCTGGTCCACGAGGCACGTCCCATTCTGGAGAGCCTCGCAGACCACTACAAGGAAACCGTCAACCTCGCCGTCCTGCGGTCCAACTACGCGGTGAACGTGGACCAGGCCATGGGCCCGTCAACGCTGGCAACATCCGACTGGGTGGGCAGCCTCACGCCTCTCCATGCCACCTCCAGCGGCAAGGTACTGCTGGCGGCACTGCCGGCTGAAGAACGCTCCCGGGTCCTCCAGGAGGTGGGCCTTCCGGCCCTCACCCCGCGGACCATCACGGACCGGGACACCTTGGAAAACCAGCTTCTCGACGTCTCCCGCAACGGCTATGCGGTTGTCCACGAGGAATTCGAGACCGGTCTGACCGCGGTTGCCGTGCCCGTCTATAACCACTTCGGGACGGTCATCGGGTCCGTCAGCATCTCCGGCCCCTCATTCCGCTTCGACCCGGAAAACACACCCGGCCTGATCCAGGGCCTCCAGGAGGCCGGCCTGAACATCAGCGGAAAAATTGGCTACACCCACCGGTGA
- a CDS encoding aromatic ring-hydroxylating oxygenase subunit alpha, protein MSVEVSTPSLIPTLGGHLYTDPAIFRAEQERIFEQMWFCAIRSADLDKPGAWQTVQIGRESVLISRTRKGEIRAFYNVCRHRGVKLCMEEKGEAARNFQCPYHAWTYDFEGKLIAAPNLTKMPDIDRDEYGLSKVHIREYLGYVWVCLAEEPPSFEEEVMGAIEERLGNVHAIDGYDVANLSVGRRIRYDVKANWKLIIENFMECYHCATIHPELTEVLPEFADGLAAQYFVGHGAEFGEDIKGFTVDGSEGLDVIPGVAEDQDRRYYAITIKPTVFVNLVPDHVIIHRMFPMSADHTIVECDWLYLPSVVESGKDVSASVELFHRVNMQDFDACERCQPGMASKSYAKGGVLVPSEHHIGAFHDWVQEKVGDVQLSGEALLGLTADTPPLEERAETLQRKETAKS, encoded by the coding sequence TTGTCTGTTGAGGTATCCACCCCGAGCCTGATCCCGACGCTGGGCGGGCACCTGTACACGGATCCGGCTATCTTCCGGGCCGAGCAGGAACGTATTTTCGAGCAGATGTGGTTCTGCGCGATCCGGTCCGCGGACCTGGACAAGCCCGGGGCGTGGCAGACGGTGCAGATAGGCCGGGAAAGCGTGCTGATCTCGCGGACCCGCAAGGGTGAGATCCGGGCCTTCTACAACGTCTGCCGGCACCGCGGCGTGAAGCTGTGCATGGAGGAAAAGGGCGAAGCTGCCCGCAACTTCCAGTGCCCTTACCACGCCTGGACCTATGACTTCGAGGGCAAGCTGATCGCCGCCCCGAACCTGACCAAGATGCCCGACATCGACCGCGACGAGTACGGCCTGTCCAAGGTCCACATTCGCGAATACCTGGGCTACGTGTGGGTGTGCCTCGCCGAGGAGCCGCCGTCCTTCGAAGAAGAGGTGATGGGTGCGATCGAGGAACGCCTGGGCAACGTCCACGCCATTGACGGGTACGACGTGGCGAACCTGTCCGTGGGCCGCCGGATCCGCTATGACGTGAAGGCCAACTGGAAGCTCATCATTGAGAACTTCATGGAGTGCTACCACTGCGCCACCATCCACCCGGAGCTGACCGAGGTCCTGCCGGAGTTCGCTGACGGCCTGGCCGCGCAGTACTTCGTGGGCCACGGCGCGGAGTTCGGCGAGGACATCAAGGGCTTCACTGTGGATGGCTCCGAGGGCCTGGACGTCATCCCGGGCGTGGCCGAGGACCAGGACCGGCGCTACTACGCGATCACGATCAAGCCGACCGTGTTCGTGAACCTGGTTCCGGACCACGTGATCATCCACCGCATGTTCCCGATGTCCGCAGACCACACGATCGTTGAATGCGACTGGCTGTACCTGCCCTCCGTGGTGGAGTCCGGCAAGGACGTCAGCGCCTCCGTTGAGCTGTTCCACCGCGTGAACATGCAGGACTTCGACGCGTGCGAGCGCTGCCAGCCGGGCATGGCCTCCAAGTCCTACGCCAAGGGCGGCGTGCTCGTCCCCAGCGAACACCACATCGGCGCTTTCCACGACTGGGTCCAGGAAAAGGTCGGCGACGTCCAGCTGTCCGGAGAAGCCCTGCTGGGCCTCACCGCGGACACCCCGCCGCTGGAGGAGCGGGCCGAAACCCTGCAGCGCAAGGAGACCGCAAAGTCCTAG